One genomic segment of Arachis duranensis cultivar V14167 chromosome 4, aradu.V14167.gnm2.J7QH, whole genome shotgun sequence includes these proteins:
- the LOC107472135 gene encoding uncharacterized protein LOC107472135, which produces MEERKKEKEGRRDGGLKEEKKERENGEERETTPVGLTATIAVAVPSGGRSEREEESTDEGERRGGSSLLPPWRPAARVITASFVGSLPPNPFLPPPLESRTGEGEDAGQCREEECDPLHNAAPPCVVAVAELPWLPPARFKGREAQGERKIGGGGFCSSGRASTAFHRCRSATVHRAAPRHVAAGNCY; this is translated from the coding sequence atggaagaaagaaaaaaagagaaagagggaAGGAGAGATGGGGGACtgaaggaagagaagaaagaaagggagaatggagaagagagggagacgACGCCGGTGGGCCTCACTGCCACCATCGCCGTCGCTGTGCCGTCGGGAGGGAGATccgagagagaggaagagagcaCCGATGAGGGAGAGCGTCGGGGAGGAAGTAGCTTGCTGCCGCCTTGGCGTCCTGCTGCTCGCGTCATCACCGCCAGCTTCGTCGGATCCTTACCGCCGAACCCGTTCTTGCCGCCGCCGTTGGAATCACGAACAGGGGAAGGAGAAGACGCGGGCCAGTGCCGCGAGGAGGAGTGCGACCCGCTACACAACGCTGCGCCGCCGTGTGTTGTTGCCGTCGCCGAGCTCCCATGGTTGCCGCCGGCAAGATTCAAAGGGAGAGAAGCTCAAGGAGAGAGAAAGATCGGCGGAGGAGGTTTTTGTTCGAGCGGCCGTGCCTCCACCGCCTTTCACCGTTGCAGATCCGCCACCGTCCACCGCGCCGCACCACGCCACGTCGCCGCCGGAAACTGCTACTGA